Within Cucumis melo cultivar AY chromosome 4, USDA_Cmelo_AY_1.0, whole genome shotgun sequence, the genomic segment ATGAAAttgaaactttttgaaaatCATATAAACTCAAAAGTAAAAGTTAAAAGAGGGTAGAGATTAAAATTAAGTACAAGAATTAAGTTCACTTTAATACTATAAAAGATGAAATTAAAATCATGTCGAAAGCAGAACAATTTATCTATTTTATTGGATGCACTAAAAaccttcaaaaaaaaaaaaaaaaaagattaatatAAATCTCACATAGTTCACTATCTTAAGAGGAAAATTAGAAAGAATGaagatttataatatatataaacatataaaaGTCAAAATAGAACTATAAAGTAAGAATGGACGAAATAATATAGAAAGAGCAAGCAAGTTCTTCCTTGAAAATACCATTTCCCTatttatgtaacaaaatttattttatgaagaaaaaaaaagtatttattgACTTTAAGCTATAAAAATTGATTATCAAAATGAAAGATTATGGTTCAATATTCATAGTAGTTTGAGATTTGATGAATCATGTCTTTAAAAAACTCAATAAACACATGATTTGTTAACTCTAAAgcaatttgaagaaaaattgaGCTTCTAAttgttaaaaaatgaaaagtttgGTGAAGGATTAAAGAGGAAATTTGcataaaattaaactaatattaaGCCTCAaattatatagtttttttaaaagGGACATTGAATAGAATAGAGACCAAGCATGTTAGATCTCTCCTTCCCCTTGTACCAATTAAGGTCAAATAGACACATATTTTAAtgctttattatttattattgatatattttttctttcaccaaaaaaaaaaaaaaaaaaaaaaatctaaaaaggAAGATTTTCCTCCCTTGATTGATGCTTTGATTTATTCTTTAAGTAGTACAAATTGACAACAGTGAAAGCTGTAAAATTGGGGACATGGTtggtaaaatttgtttgaattttatttcataacatTCCTTAATTTGACAAGAGGATAAATATATCAAAACCAATCTAAATAAACGAGGATTTCCATGTCCATaaccaaagaagaaaaaatgaaaaaaaatccatGACATCATTCTTACGAAGAATGGTCAATTCAATCCTCCGATCACTTGTATATATAATCAAAGGATTCAATTTTATCATTGGTAAAAGTTTACGAGGCTAATTTTTATAATCAAAAGTTTGAATGTATAACTACAGCTACCACCCTAGTTTATCAGTAGTTTTTACAATTTGTATCAAAAAATTCATCTATGTGCTCACactttaatttcaataaaaactttcataaaatcttcatcattttcatttaaattgaTCATGTTTAACGTACACACTAATTATTGGGCCAAATCCATGaccaaacaaaaagaaattcaTTCATCCTTAAATCAAAGACCCTCATCCTTCTCTTTTAACTTTTATATATGTAAATATAATAACATTACTctaaatttggaaaaaaaaaacaatttctCATTTGACTCTCAAACTTAGTTGAGAAACTTAAAATATGGTGAatatgaaaattgaaatttccCAGTGTAGAATAATGACAAGAAGCCATGGAAGTTGCCAATATTAAATATagctgtttcttttttttttttaatattaccagcatctctaaaattaaataagaaatcaGAATATTGAAAGAGTTACAGTTGaatatagaaattaaaaaaaaaaaaaaaaaaaaaaaaaagtaaatggagaaaaataaaagtgaatacatatatataaatattaataattatatgcaGTTTCAATGGGTGCATGAAATGAATATTCAATAAATGTGTGAACCCAACCATCTATTCACTTCCTAATTCCCTATGCTCTCTTTTCCCTGATAGGTCGTTACCAATGCTCTCATAATCTATACTCCCTACTTATTTTTTCCCTCTGTATGATATCATTCGCTTTGAATATGCATATTCCTAACATATTATAACTTCgttctaaaaatattttattttttcttaaagaaatatAGTTCTATGACCTTTCTTataccattattctctctttcttgTTTGCGTTAAGACGTTGGATGTTCATAAATGTCTTGTATCTTTtagaataaataattttttatgtaaAAACCGAAATttcattacttttaaaaaacaaaactctctaaaaaaacatgtttaaaaTACATTGTCAAGTGTTTAATTTGAAAAGTAAGCTCAACATAATTTTCGAAGTATAGTTTAAATAATTTTACGAGAATAGTGgtgaaaattgtttaaataaaaatgaatttcttAAAAAGTATCTTTTTAGGTTATTCGGAATAGACCACAAATAATAAAATGATGCATATCACGGAGATAGCGAAGAGATATGTTGGCCTTATGCATACATACAATAACAATCAACTTTTTTATGTATACCTTTATCTTTTATCATTCCTCTTCCTTTCTTACATATTGAAAAAGTACAAGGTAATACTTTTAAAACgaagcaattttttttttcttaaaactacgagtatatgaaaaaaaaattccttaacaaaattattttaattgtaTGAAGATGCATTATATTATATGGTTCAACTGCAGATTTAGTATTATATGTTTATACATAGAACTCAAAAAGCGATATCAAAAAATTGATTTCGGAGATATTGAAGAGATTTGTTGTCCTTTGAATGTACAAAAGAAATTCACTTTTTAATGTACTTTTATCTTTTATCATTCTTCattatttcttatatatatatatatatatatgtatgtatatattagTGTTTGTGGGTAATAAGAAAAGGTTGAAGCTTCTGTTTTTCACCCTGACAAATATTTTGATAATCAATTAAATGTTTGGATAAtggaagaaaaatatgaaagaaaagGGCATAGAATTTAAAAACTTGATTAAATGCTACAAATTCAAAGCCACTCAACTGTGAAACTTGAAATTTcaatattgaaaccaattgccATTGAATGTATGTAATGTGCATTTAGTAGCACACCTATAGACCAGCCATAAAATTTGGATACAGAGAGGagagataaaaaaattatacttaAATAGCAATGTGTTGTACACAACTATAATATTATActcttatttttcaaaattatcattacaattttattttctttttaatttcctATTTAATATGCAATACTCTTGCCAATGCTTCTTAAAACCAAGTTCAAAACCACTGCTTCTGTATTTAATTTgtaatactttttaaaattttgatttgacATTAGTAGAAATGGCTTTGAAGAACTTAAACCAAACAAACCCAAACTCATGATTCAAACTCAGCCTAATTCCAAtgatttatatatgtttttgcAATAATACAATGGGTGaaacattttaaataaaaagaaaatcaaattaaatatgGAATTTAACCATGTTTTGGAAAAATTTATGAGCATGAATATATTTTTGAGTGGAAGTCTATCATTATGACGAATAAAAATGACAACATAGTCCTAATTTAAAGTGTACTTGGATGAAAGTGAGAGTTTATGATTAAAATCTCGATGCATTTCTTTTTCAGTTCCCTATTTTAAACCTCAACCAGATTTAGAACACAGATTTAGAACACGGATTTAGAACAGAGATTGTTTGTTCCCTTTGGGCCAGGGACAAAACTAACAGAAAATTTGAAGCTTTTGCCTTACTCCTATGGAATGTACTATCTGAAGTATTATAATTGTTCTATAATTTATAGGTAATTTGACTGCATCAGCAGCACAAAATGCACCTAATAGTCTAGCTTTTGTCATCCAACTACATTTGGGAGATCAACATGTAGAACAGGCCCATGGATATTTCAGTAATTCACTTCAAATGCCACTATTTCAAATATTGTGTTTGAAATTCGAGTTCTTTCTCTTGTAGCCCCCCATTACACCATTTAGAATAGGGAAGAAATTCACAACTGCATCTACAATGACTTATAATAGAGCTTAGATTTGATATATAATTGTCATTTATCAATGATGTATAGAGCTGAACATGGAGATAATGTTCTACATCTACAGTTAAGTCCTATCAAAATGTAATATTGATTCAGACTCAACCTCATCATCAAGCTAGATTACTGAACAGAAACGGAGCTTGCAAACAGCAACCGTGGTGGTCAGTGCCATGGGAACTAATCATCCAGCATAGGCTGCTGGTCAAACACTGTTAGAAGTTCAGTCATGGGCTTCACCGTGCTATTCACGGCCTCGTGTTCACCCTTGCATTGGAGTAACTGTCTTCTAAGACTTTGCACCAGCTCGTTCAATCTCTGGATATTTTTCTCCTGGGACAGGATAATCTACAGTAGCATTTAAAGAATCTTGGTATTATATTTACAGATCATATTAGAAATCAAGAAGACCATTGTCATCTTCACGACTTAGATACTACCAGAGCAATGCAGAGAAGACAATGAACAGTGGATCATGAATAAGATGgagaaaagaaacaagaaacataGTAAGAGAATAAACCATATAGCATGATTGCTGTAAGTAGGTTGCTGCATCATTCTTCCTCTGATTGAAGGATAAGGAAAGATTGGTCGATAGTCatcatatatttaatattatttgacCATAATTTGAACCTTAA encodes:
- the LOC103486653 gene encoding uncharacterized protein LOC103486653, whose product is MSRPWVLVCLLLLIVFSSQFEWRQQYENELEAGPNASQREPLISEREEAVKEKIILSQEKNIQRLNELVQSLRRQLLQCKGEHEAVNSTVKPMTELLTVFDQQPMLDD